In the genome of Nocardioides seonyuensis, one region contains:
- a CDS encoding mechanosensitive ion channel family protein has product MDIEESFENAFDRIVGFLPNLLAFLLILLVGYIIAKIVAAVVGKLLDKVGLDRRLKESDSARHVDAVLPGASVSRGIAAVVFWLIFIFFIVTAVGALGIDTATEFMNRVLAFLPNVIVALLIFVIAALLSGAVAGMVAKFMGDTPTGKVVATVVPALIMVIAFFMILEQLQIAPEIVRIAFAAVMFALALGLALAFGLGGRDVAARMLENAEAKAGDARRQAEQDMRTGKARAESEYGDHSSSSTAATSTGSATTTTSAPTSTTDTPGSATQQFPPA; this is encoded by the coding sequence ATGGACATCGAGGAAAGCTTCGAGAACGCATTCGACAGGATCGTGGGGTTCCTCCCGAACCTGCTCGCCTTCCTACTGATCCTTCTGGTCGGCTACATCATCGCCAAGATCGTCGCCGCCGTCGTGGGCAAGCTGCTCGACAAGGTCGGGCTCGACCGCCGCCTCAAGGAGTCCGACTCCGCCCGGCACGTCGACGCCGTCCTGCCCGGCGCATCCGTCTCGCGCGGCATCGCGGCCGTCGTCTTCTGGCTGATCTTCATCTTCTTCATCGTGACTGCTGTCGGAGCGCTCGGCATCGACACGGCCACCGAGTTCATGAACCGTGTACTGGCCTTCCTCCCCAACGTGATCGTGGCGTTGCTGATCTTCGTCATCGCCGCGCTGCTCTCCGGGGCCGTCGCCGGCATGGTCGCCAAGTTCATGGGAGACACCCCGACGGGCAAGGTCGTGGCGACCGTCGTGCCCGCACTCATCATGGTGATCGCGTTCTTCATGATCCTCGAGCAGCTCCAGATCGCTCCCGAGATCGTCCGCATCGCCTTTGCTGCCGTGATGTTCGCCCTCGCACTGGGCCTCGCCCTCGCCTTCGGGCTGGGCGGTCGCGACGTCGCCGCCCGCATGCTCGAGAACGCCGAGGCCAAGGCCGGCGACGCACGCCGTCAGGCCGAGCAGGACATGCGCACCGGCAAGGCTCGCGCCGAGAGCGAGTACGGCGACCACTCGTCGTCGTCGACCGCGGCCACCTCGACCGGCTCGGCCACGACCACCACGAGCGCGCCGACGTCGACGACCGACACCCCGGGCAGCGCGACCCAGCAGTTCCCGCCTGCCTGA
- a CDS encoding SGNH/GDSL hydrolase family protein, translated as MRRTLSAAGAAAATLCLSLLAPIPAGQAADSGHVPIWDNGPEGERYVALGDSFVAGPGILNPRPEPSPKACARSDHNFPTLVATELDVQSFIDASCSGARTTHFSNAQGANPPQLDAVTADTTLVTFGMMGGNDVGLIDLALSCVGAVCADPDGSVAARVEATRASLTAGIEAVKTRAPDAVVLAVGYGTYLPPGGCPATLPILDPAEADFLQGVIDSLSDVIEEVATAQGVPFVDMREIPGAADHTACAAPGDQWIRGLNTYGDGATLHPSTAGMAAMAGQVLSVLEPIWDASPIHPIAPGVLPLPSPEPSPTTAPSPAPPAAPAPVSQETLLAQAEAALDKVVTRSTCYTAKGARVVRFKARRGAGMIDRVVFRVGPKKVGTDRAAPFVVERRAARMAKLDGRVKARVTVRNGEVTASRMFKVRRAGCLH; from the coding sequence ATGCGTCGAACCCTGAGCGCGGCCGGTGCGGCCGCTGCCACCCTCTGCCTGTCGTTGCTCGCCCCCATCCCCGCCGGCCAGGCGGCCGACTCGGGACACGTCCCGATCTGGGACAACGGACCCGAGGGCGAGCGGTACGTCGCCCTCGGCGACTCCTTCGTCGCCGGACCCGGCATCCTCAACCCGCGCCCCGAGCCCAGCCCCAAGGCGTGCGCGCGCAGCGACCACAACTTCCCGACCCTCGTCGCGACCGAGCTCGACGTGCAGTCGTTCATCGACGCGAGCTGCTCGGGCGCGAGGACCACCCACTTCTCGAACGCCCAGGGCGCCAACCCGCCGCAGCTCGACGCCGTCACCGCGGACACCACGCTCGTGACGTTCGGGATGATGGGCGGCAACGACGTCGGCCTCATCGACCTGGCCCTCAGCTGCGTGGGCGCCGTGTGCGCCGACCCCGACGGCTCGGTGGCGGCCCGGGTCGAGGCGACACGCGCCAGCCTCACCGCCGGCATCGAAGCGGTGAAGACCCGGGCACCCGACGCGGTGGTCCTCGCGGTCGGCTACGGCACCTACCTCCCCCCGGGCGGTTGCCCCGCGACGCTCCCGATCCTGGACCCGGCTGAGGCCGACTTCCTGCAGGGCGTCATCGACTCCCTCTCCGACGTGATCGAGGAGGTCGCCACCGCCCAGGGCGTGCCGTTCGTGGACATGCGCGAGATCCCCGGTGCGGCTGACCACACGGCGTGCGCGGCCCCCGGCGACCAGTGGATCCGCGGGCTGAACACCTACGGCGACGGCGCCACCCTCCACCCCTCCACCGCCGGCATGGCCGCGATGGCCGGCCAGGTGCTCAGCGTGCTCGAGCCCATCTGGGACGCCAGCCCGATCCACCCGATCGCGCCGGGAGTGCTCCCGCTGCCGTCGCCGGAGCCGAGCCCGACCACGGCGCCTTCGCCCGCACCGCCCGCTGCTCCCGCGCCCGTCTCGCAGGAGACGCTGCTCGCCCAGGCCGAGGCCGCGCTCGACAAGGTCGTGACCAGGTCGACCTGCTACACCGCCAAGGGCGCTCGCGTCGTGCGGTTCAAGGCGCGTCGGGGCGCGGGCATGATCGACCGCGTGGTCTTCCGCGTCGGCCCGAAGAAGGTCGGCACCGACCGTGCTGCCCCCTTCGTCGTCGAGCGCCGGGCGGCCAGGATGGCCAAGCTGGACGGCCGGGTGAAGGCCCGGGTCACCGTGCGCAACGGCGAGGTGACCGCGAGCCGGATGTTCAAGGTCCGGCGCGCCGGCTGCCTGCACTGA
- a CDS encoding LysE/ArgO family amino acid transporter yields the protein MLHVLAGLLTGLSLIIAIGAQNAFVLRQGLHRRHVGVVVAICAVSDVVLIVAGVAGIGTIVEQAAWLLEVIRWLGVAFLTWYGVSSLLRARDPEALRAEAAAEGSVRATAARAVALTWLNPHVYLDTVLLLGSVASTHGTPGRWWFAVGACAGSVAWFSGLGYGARLLAPRLASRRAWQVLDVAIGVVMLGIALKLAVG from the coding sequence GTGCTGCACGTCCTGGCCGGCCTGCTGACCGGGTTGTCCCTCATCATCGCCATCGGCGCGCAGAACGCCTTCGTGCTCCGGCAGGGCCTGCATCGCCGCCACGTGGGCGTGGTGGTCGCGATCTGCGCCGTCTCCGACGTGGTCCTCATCGTCGCGGGCGTGGCCGGCATCGGCACGATCGTCGAGCAGGCGGCCTGGCTCCTGGAGGTCATCCGCTGGCTCGGGGTGGCGTTCCTGACTTGGTACGGCGTCAGCTCGCTGCTGCGGGCCCGTGACCCCGAGGCGCTCCGCGCGGAGGCCGCGGCCGAGGGATCGGTGCGGGCGACGGCAGCGCGCGCCGTGGCACTCACCTGGCTCAACCCCCACGTCTACCTCGACACCGTCCTCCTGCTCGGGTCGGTCGCCAGCACCCACGGCACTCCGGGGCGTTGGTGGTTCGCGGTCGGCGCGTGCGCCGGGAGCGTCGCGTGGTTCAGCGGGCTGGGGTACGGCGCCCGGTTGCTGGCTCCGCGGCTCGCGTCACGACGTGCCTGGCAGGTCCTCGACGTGGCGATCGGCGTGGTCATGCTGGGGATCGCGCTCAAGCTCGCCGTCGGCTGA
- a CDS encoding ABC transporter ATP-binding protein: MTRNEGGGTVDHEVAASAHDLVKTYGKDEAQVRALDGVTVDLMAGEFTAIMGPSGSGKSTLMHCLAALDTPTAGDAVVDGTSLSGLKDKALTTLRRERIGFVFQSFNLIPTLTAQENILLPLSLSGRKADPEWFDSVVDSVGLRDRLGHRPSEMSGGQQQRVACARALVSRPSIVFADEPTGNLDSTSSAEVLAFLRRSVDEFGQTVVMVTHDPVAAAYTDRVLFLADGKIVDELRSPDRDSILERMGSLQDAALSRATQAG; the protein is encoded by the coding sequence ATGACTCGGAACGAGGGCGGGGGAACCGTCGACCATGAGGTCGCGGCCAGTGCGCACGACCTGGTGAAGACCTACGGCAAGGACGAGGCGCAGGTGCGCGCCCTCGACGGCGTGACCGTCGACCTGATGGCGGGTGAGTTCACCGCGATCATGGGCCCCTCGGGGTCCGGGAAGTCCACCCTCATGCACTGCCTGGCGGCCCTCGACACCCCGACCGCGGGCGACGCCGTCGTCGACGGCACGTCGCTGAGCGGCCTCAAGGACAAGGCGCTGACGACCCTTCGGCGCGAGCGCATCGGCTTCGTCTTCCAGTCGTTCAACCTCATCCCGACGCTGACGGCCCAGGAGAACATCCTGCTGCCCCTGAGCCTGTCCGGCCGCAAGGCCGATCCCGAGTGGTTCGACTCGGTGGTCGACTCGGTCGGGCTGCGCGACCGGCTCGGTCACCGGCCGAGCGAGATGTCCGGCGGCCAGCAGCAGCGCGTGGCCTGCGCGCGCGCCCTCGTCAGCCGCCCGTCGATCGTCTTCGCCGACGAGCCCACCGGCAACCTCGACTCCACCAGCTCGGCCGAGGTGCTGGCGTTCCTGCGCCGCTCGGTGGACGAGTTCGGCCAGACGGTCGTCATGGTCACCCACGACCCGGTGGCGGCCGCCTACACCGACCGCGTCCTGTTCCTCGCCGACGGCAAGATCGTCGACGAGCTGCGCAGCCCCGACCGCGACTCGATCCTCGAGCGGATGGGCTCGCTGCAGGACGCCGCGCTCTCACGCGCCACGCAGGCGGGCTGA
- a CDS encoding ABC transporter permease, with protein sequence MFRLTWRNLLARKMRLLMSALAIILGVGFLAGVLTFSGGLSSTFDGISTGSTPDGVARVADSSNVQPTQGDTSSSDRVLRPKHVRRLEALPEVAQADGSVEGVSLTILDPDGKLVGLGGAPTIAFNYTDTPNMLGEQPLELEDGRWPTEDKEIVLDVASAERAGYEVGDTVQAILPASLRPDQRERSGDGGEAPEVPEGAELPEGAELPEGVEVPEGAEVPEGAEVSEGAEVPEGAERPEGSEGASQPTGVPTLQTEFELVGTMNFAGGGVAGATLVVFDTHGAQQLFVGGGNGFTTIQLTAAEGVTQEELAEAAGRVLPPGFEAVTGDAVVEELDSAVGELLGFITVFLGVFAVIAVIVGGFIIANTFSILVAQRVRELALLRALGASRRQVRRSVLLEAALMALIGSTIGLFVGLGLARALAALFGEFGLVIDGSVLNLSPTTIAAAYAIGLVVTMVSAFLPARRAARVAPVAAMREDPTMTERGLRRRTVVGTIFLVIGAGFAAAGATGAPGNDALWIGVGAVIWVLTVAAISAVLGRPVLAACRAVFAKVFGTPGRLAGDNAIRNPRRTGATASALMIGLTLVSAVGVLAASMSATLDDVVDEEFTSDFLVQSSVFQPFSTTLGDRMSKVDGVERLSRQQLSGANVKGFDDIEYIFGVDRAFAEIYDLPMVEGTQQISGRTAFVTEQAAEDFQLEVGSKVELRIPGVDPLKVEVVGIAEDSNVTGGINIPLSLLEQAGASRVDYSLSINTEPGADKAAVKKELDKIAEDLPIVAVQDKEEFAETLKGQVNQLLYIVYGLLALSVVIAIIGIVNTLSLSVIERTREIGLLRAVGLSRRRLRRMITLESVTISLMGAVLGLALGVTIGVLLQRSLSEDLTALGLPWGSLGLFLLVAVVFGVLAAIIPAVRASRMKVLEAIATE encoded by the coding sequence GTGTTCCGCCTGACCTGGCGCAACCTGCTGGCGCGCAAGATGCGCCTGCTGATGAGTGCGCTGGCCATCATCCTCGGCGTCGGATTCCTCGCCGGCGTGCTCACCTTCAGCGGCGGCCTCTCCAGCACCTTCGACGGCATCAGCACCGGGTCGACGCCCGACGGCGTCGCGCGGGTCGCCGACTCCAGCAACGTGCAGCCCACCCAGGGCGACACGTCCAGCTCCGACAGGGTGCTGCGACCCAAGCACGTCCGACGCCTCGAGGCGCTGCCGGAGGTGGCGCAGGCCGACGGTTCGGTGGAGGGCGTCTCGCTCACCATCCTCGACCCGGACGGCAAGCTCGTCGGCCTGGGGGGCGCGCCCACGATCGCCTTCAACTACACCGACACCCCCAACATGCTGGGGGAGCAGCCCCTGGAGCTGGAGGACGGTCGCTGGCCGACCGAGGACAAGGAGATCGTCCTCGACGTCGCGAGCGCCGAGCGCGCCGGCTACGAGGTCGGGGACACCGTCCAGGCGATCCTGCCGGCGTCGCTGCGGCCCGACCAGCGCGAGCGCTCCGGCGACGGAGGCGAGGCGCCGGAGGTTCCTGAAGGGGCCGAGCTGCCGGAGGGTGCCGAGCTGCCGGAGGGCGTGGAGGTGCCGGAGGGTGCGGAGGTGCCGGAGGGAGCGGAGGTGTCGGAGGGAGCTGAGGTGCCCGAGGGCGCCGAGCGGCCCGAGGGTTCCGAGGGCGCTTCGCAACCGACCGGCGTGCCGACTCTCCAGACGGAGTTCGAGCTGGTCGGCACCATGAACTTCGCCGGCGGTGGAGTCGCCGGGGCGACCCTGGTCGTCTTCGACACCCACGGCGCGCAGCAGCTCTTCGTGGGCGGAGGCAACGGCTTCACCACGATCCAGCTCACCGCCGCCGAGGGGGTCACCCAGGAGGAGCTCGCCGAGGCCGCGGGCCGGGTGCTCCCCCCGGGCTTCGAGGCCGTCACCGGCGACGCGGTCGTCGAGGAGCTCGACAGCGCCGTGGGCGAGCTCCTGGGCTTCATCACCGTCTTCCTGGGCGTCTTCGCCGTCATCGCGGTGATCGTGGGCGGCTTCATCATCGCCAACACCTTCTCGATCCTGGTGGCCCAGCGCGTCCGCGAGCTGGCACTGCTGCGCGCCCTGGGCGCCAGCCGCCGTCAGGTGCGTCGCTCCGTCCTGCTCGAGGCAGCGCTGATGGCCCTCATCGGGTCGACGATCGGGCTGTTCGTCGGCCTCGGCCTGGCCCGTGCGCTCGCGGCGCTGTTCGGGGAGTTCGGGCTCGTGATCGACGGCTCGGTCCTCAACCTGAGCCCCACCACGATCGCGGCGGCCTACGCCATCGGGCTGGTCGTGACCATGGTCTCGGCGTTCCTACCGGCTCGCCGGGCGGCGCGGGTGGCGCCGGTGGCGGCGATGCGCGAGGACCCCACCATGACGGAGCGGGGACTGCGTCGTCGTACCGTCGTGGGCACCATCTTCCTCGTCATCGGTGCCGGGTTCGCCGCAGCCGGAGCGACGGGCGCCCCCGGCAACGACGCGCTCTGGATCGGCGTCGGCGCCGTCATCTGGGTGCTCACCGTGGCAGCGATCAGCGCGGTCCTGGGGCGTCCGGTGCTCGCGGCCTGCAGGGCGGTCTTCGCGAAGGTCTTCGGCACGCCGGGCCGGCTGGCCGGCGACAACGCGATCCGCAACCCGCGCCGTACCGGCGCGACGGCCTCGGCCCTGATGATCGGCCTGACCCTGGTGTCGGCGGTGGGTGTCCTCGCCGCGTCGATGAGCGCCACGCTGGACGACGTCGTCGACGAGGAGTTCACCTCCGACTTCCTGGTGCAGTCATCGGTCTTCCAGCCCTTCTCCACGACCCTGGGTGACCGGATGAGCAAGGTCGACGGCGTCGAGCGCCTCTCGCGCCAGCAGCTCTCGGGCGCCAACGTCAAGGGCTTCGACGACATCGAGTACATCTTCGGCGTCGACCGCGCGTTCGCCGAGATCTACGACCTTCCCATGGTCGAGGGGACCCAGCAGATCTCCGGCCGGACTGCCTTCGTCACCGAGCAGGCGGCCGAGGACTTCCAGCTCGAGGTCGGGTCGAAGGTCGAGCTGCGCATCCCCGGCGTCGACCCCCTGAAGGTCGAGGTCGTCGGCATCGCCGAGGACAGCAACGTCACCGGCGGCATCAACATCCCGCTGTCGCTGCTGGAGCAGGCCGGTGCCTCGCGCGTCGACTACTCCCTCAGCATCAACACCGAGCCGGGTGCGGACAAGGCGGCGGTCAAGAAGGAGCTCGACAAGATCGCCGAGGACCTGCCCATCGTGGCCGTCCAGGACAAGGAGGAGTTCGCCGAGACCCTGAAGGGGCAGGTCAACCAGCTGCTCTACATCGTCTACGGCCTGCTCGCCCTCTCGGTCGTGATCGCGATCATCGGCATCGTCAACACGCTCAGCCTCAGCGTCATCGAGCGCACCCGCGAGATCGGCCTGCTGCGCGCGGTCGGCCTGTCGCGGCGGCGACTGCGCCGGATGATCACCCTGGAGTCCGTGACGATCTCGCTGATGGGCGCGGTGCTCGGCCTGGCGCTGGGCGTGACGATCGGGGTGCTCCTGCAGCGCTCGCTGTCCGAGGACCTCACCGCACTCGGGCTCCCGTGGGGCAGCCTCGGGCTCTTCCTGCTCGTGGCGGTGGTCTTCGGCGTCCTCGCGGCGATCATCCCGGCGGTGCGAGCCTCCCGGATGAAGGTGCTCGAGGCCATCGCGACGGAGTAG
- a CDS encoding succinylglutamate desuccinylase/aspartoacylase family protein yields the protein MARESFAIGTVRIRPGSARALELPITRLVTGADVTLPVRVVHGRDDGPTVWLDAAIHGDEVVGVDVIRQVMGSLDPKAFRGTLVAVPIVNVLGFMTGDRYLPDRRDLNRSFPGSARGSLAGRIAHLFMTEVVAKCEVGIDLHTGSDKRSNLPQVRADLDDPRTRELAEAFGAPVMLHAGIRDGSLRHAARERGAIVLVYEAGEPLRFDSYAVEAGVIGVRRVLATLGMTDEVSEPPARPSRECRSSGWVRARRTGILHLDARLGQEVADGERLGTLFDSFGKTLNAVYANRDGIVVGRTEAPLVNSGDAVVHIAS from the coding sequence ATGGCACGGGAGTCCTTCGCGATCGGCACCGTCCGCATCCGACCCGGGTCCGCGCGCGCCCTCGAGCTGCCGATCACGCGGCTGGTCACCGGCGCCGACGTCACGCTGCCGGTGCGCGTCGTGCACGGCCGCGACGACGGCCCGACCGTGTGGCTCGACGCGGCGATCCACGGTGACGAGGTCGTCGGTGTCGACGTCATCCGCCAGGTCATGGGCAGCCTCGATCCCAAGGCCTTCCGGGGCACGCTCGTGGCCGTGCCGATCGTCAACGTCCTCGGCTTCATGACCGGCGACCGCTACCTCCCCGACCGCCGCGACCTCAACCGCTCCTTCCCGGGCTCCGCGCGCGGGTCGCTCGCCGGCCGGATCGCCCACCTCTTCATGACCGAGGTCGTCGCCAAGTGCGAGGTCGGCATCGACCTGCACACCGGCTCCGACAAGCGGTCCAACCTGCCGCAGGTGCGGGCCGACCTCGACGACCCACGCACCCGCGAGCTGGCCGAGGCGTTCGGAGCGCCGGTCATGCTGCACGCCGGCATCCGCGACGGCTCCCTGCGCCACGCCGCCCGTGAGCGCGGCGCGATCGTGCTGGTCTACGAGGCGGGCGAGCCGCTGCGCTTCGACTCCTACGCCGTCGAGGCCGGCGTGATCGGCGTACGACGCGTGCTTGCGACACTGGGCATGACCGACGAGGTCTCCGAGCCTCCTGCGCGGCCGTCGCGGGAGTGCCGCTCGAGCGGGTGGGTGCGGGCGCGTCGTACGGGCATCCTGCACCTCGACGCCCGGCTGGGTCAGGAGGTCGCCGACGGCGAGCGCCTCGGCACTCTCTTCGACTCCTTCGGCAAGACGCTCAACGCGGTCTACGCCAACCGCGACGGGATCGTCGTCGGTCGCACCGAGGCGCCCTTGGTCAACTCCGGCGACGCAGTGGTGCACATCGCCAGCTGA
- a CDS encoding ATP-dependent zinc protease, which translates to MPPTHESSSPTVAGQTIAGWREWVSLPDLGVEWVKAKLDTGARSSAIHAFDLTELERDGRSWVRFSIHPWQRSTDDIVEVELPVHDRRTIRSSTGHEQERYVVLMDVRLLDRTIPVEMTLSRRDEMGFRLLIGREALRQGFLVDSSRSYLGGRPKRRTRRKNRGM; encoded by the coding sequence GTGCCGCCCACCCACGAGAGCTCGTCCCCCACGGTTGCGGGCCAGACGATCGCCGGGTGGCGTGAGTGGGTCTCCCTGCCGGACCTCGGGGTCGAGTGGGTCAAGGCCAAGCTCGACACCGGCGCGCGCTCCTCGGCGATCCACGCCTTCGACCTCACCGAGCTCGAACGGGACGGCCGGTCGTGGGTGCGGTTCTCGATCCACCCGTGGCAGCGGTCGACCGACGACATCGTCGAGGTGGAGCTGCCGGTCCACGACCGCCGGACCATCCGCTCGTCGACCGGCCACGAGCAGGAGCGCTACGTCGTCCTCATGGACGTGCGCCTGCTCGACCGCACCATCCCCGTCGAGATGACCCTGAGCCGCCGCGACGAGATGGGCTTCCGCCTGCTGATCGGCCGCGAGGCGCTGCGCCAGGGCTTCCTGGTCGACAGCTCGCGGTCCTACCTCGGCGGGCGACCCAAGCGTCGTACCCGTCGCAAGAACCGGGGCATGTGA
- a CDS encoding aldo/keto reductase family protein: MEFRYLGNSGLKISEITYGNWLTHGSQVENETATKCVQAALDAGISTFDTADVYANTAAETVLGEALKGERRESLEIFTKVYWPTGPRGKNDTGLSRKHIMESVNGSLQRLQTDYVDLYQAHRYDTETPLEETMQAFADVVRQGKALYIGVSEWTADQIREGVRLSKEMGFQLISSQPQYSMLWRVIEDEVVPTSAELGVSQIVWSPIAQGVLSGKYLPGEAPPAGSRATDEKGGADMIKRFMRDDVLTRVQALKPIADDAGLTMAQLAIAWVLQNDNVAAALVGASRPEQVGENVKAAGVRLDADVMSAIDEALGDVVERDPGKTAETAPKGRVA, encoded by the coding sequence ATGGAGTTTCGATACCTCGGCAACAGCGGACTGAAGATCTCTGAGATCACCTACGGCAACTGGCTCACCCACGGCTCACAGGTGGAGAACGAGACCGCCACCAAGTGTGTGCAGGCGGCCCTGGACGCGGGCATCTCGACCTTCGACACCGCCGACGTCTACGCCAACACCGCGGCAGAGACGGTGCTCGGCGAGGCCCTCAAGGGCGAGCGGCGCGAGTCGCTGGAGATCTTCACCAAGGTCTACTGGCCGACCGGCCCGCGCGGCAAGAACGACACCGGTCTCTCCCGCAAGCACATCATGGAGTCGGTCAACGGCTCGCTGCAGCGGCTGCAGACCGACTACGTCGACCTCTACCAGGCCCACCGCTACGACACCGAGACCCCGCTGGAGGAGACGATGCAGGCGTTCGCCGACGTCGTCCGCCAGGGCAAGGCGCTCTACATCGGCGTCTCGGAGTGGACGGCCGACCAGATCCGCGAGGGCGTGCGACTGTCGAAGGAGATGGGCTTCCAGCTGATCTCGAGCCAGCCCCAGTACTCCATGCTGTGGCGCGTCATCGAGGACGAGGTCGTGCCCACGTCCGCCGAGCTCGGCGTCTCCCAGATCGTGTGGAGCCCGATCGCGCAGGGCGTGCTGTCCGGCAAGTACCTCCCCGGCGAGGCGCCCCCGGCCGGCTCGCGCGCCACCGACGAGAAGGGCGGCGCCGACATGATCAAGCGGTTCATGCGCGACGACGTGCTCACCCGCGTCCAGGCGCTCAAGCCGATCGCGGACGACGCCGGCCTGACGATGGCCCAGCTCGCGATCGCCTGGGTGCTGCAGAACGACAACGTCGCCGCGGCGCTCGTCGGTGCGTCCCGCCCCGAGCAGGTCGGCGAGAACGTCAAGGCTGCCGGCGTGCGTCTCGACGCCGACGTGATGTCAGCGATCGACGAGGCGCTCGGCGACGTGGTCGAGCGCGATCCCGGCAAGACGGCCGAGACCGCGCCGAAGGGCCGCGTGGCCTGA
- a CDS encoding SRPBCC family protein encodes MPVTDVTHDLDNLTLTIVADFAAPPKRVWEVYADPRQLERVWGPPTHPATFVDHDLAPGGRMNYFMTGPEGERYYGYWEVEDVEEPGRFTFVDGFALDEQFTKNTKLPEGQSTFSFAEHDGGTRATYTSTYASAEALQKVLDMGMVEGATSAINQIDELVAA; translated from the coding sequence ATGCCCGTCACCGACGTCACGCACGACCTGGACAACCTGACCCTGACCATCGTGGCCGACTTCGCCGCCCCGCCGAAGCGCGTGTGGGAGGTGTACGCCGACCCGCGCCAGCTCGAGCGCGTCTGGGGCCCGCCGACCCACCCCGCAACGTTCGTCGACCACGACCTCGCCCCCGGCGGTCGGATGAACTACTTCATGACCGGCCCCGAGGGCGAGCGCTACTACGGCTACTGGGAGGTCGAGGACGTGGAGGAGCCCGGCCGCTTCACGTTCGTCGACGGGTTCGCCCTCGACGAGCAGTTCACCAAGAACACCAAGCTCCCGGAGGGGCAGAGCACCTTCTCGTTCGCCGAGCACGACGGCGGCACGCGAGCGACCTACACCAGCACCTACGCGTCGGCCGAGGCCCTGCAGAAGGTGCTCGACATGGGCATGGTCGAGGGCGCCACCTCGGCGATCAACCAGATCGACGAGCTGGTCGCTGCCTGA
- a CDS encoding ArsR/SmtB family transcription factor → MSERDRHQADAQEDRADAMFHALADRTRRDILRRVLAGEHSVSTLASSYDMSFAAVQKHVAVLERAGLVTKRRQGREALASGDVEAVRSVGSMLTEIEAVWRGRIARIDELIAEPAPTTSETPNREE, encoded by the coding sequence ATGAGCGAGCGCGACCGGCACCAGGCCGACGCCCAGGAGGACCGGGCCGACGCCATGTTCCACGCGCTGGCCGACCGCACGCGGCGCGACATCCTGCGCCGGGTGCTGGCCGGGGAGCACTCGGTCTCGACGCTCGCGTCGTCGTACGACATGAGCTTCGCGGCCGTGCAGAAGCACGTCGCCGTGCTCGAGAGGGCAGGCCTCGTCACCAAGCGACGCCAGGGCCGTGAGGCGCTGGCCAGCGGCGACGTCGAGGCCGTCCGCTCGGTGGGCTCGATGCTCACCGAGATCGAGGCCGTCTGGCGCGGCCGCATCGCCCGGATCGACGAGCTCATCGCCGAGCCGGCTCCCACCACTTCAGAGACCCCGAACCGAGAGGAATGA